From one Bacteroidota bacterium genomic stretch:
- a CDS encoding T9SS type A sorting domain-containing protein, with protein MKFLLKLILPVLLLGGFNAMAQPFCDQPQSGPGFSTSPSCESSICASDPYCCNTQWDGICASSATTNANCTTCLSTYQPPCSTPPAIISNFVITLTAGGFQDEIGWNFADGSSTILVSGGPNTAGTYNVSSGSGPFSFSLETQGSWNDNVISYEISCNGTVVLSGTMVGGNANTFSVPSCTNLPAAAVQCGGSVTAPTAQSACYGTITGTTSNATTFTSVGSYTINWTFNDGASGVSNYPQTVTVTDNTAPVADVATLTTITALCEVTALTAPTATDNCDGSITATHNATLPISSNTTITWTYTDASTNSSTQTQDVVINDNTAPIEDVSTLTTITSQCAVTALTAPTATDNCTGSITGTHNATLPISSNTTIIWTYTDANGNSATQTQDVVINDNIAPVEDAATLTTITAQCEVTALTGPTATDNCDGPITGMHNATLPISSNTTIIWTYTDANGNSATQTQEVVINDNIAPVEDVATLTTITALCEVTALTAPTATDNCDGSITGMHNATLPISSNTTITWSYEDANGNITTQTQDVVINDNIAPVEDVATLTTITAQCEVTSLTAPTATDNCTGSIAGTHNATLPISSNTTITWSYEDANGNITTQTQDVVMNDDIAPVADVASLPTINSSCEVTSLTAQTATDNCDGSITGTHDATLPISGTTGPTTVTWTYTDANGNTSTQTQDVIINMVSVNVVVDATGSELTADYTVSGATYQWYNCTTQQPIAGEVGVSYVPTTNGNYSVEVIDGNCIFMSNCELISTVSIKETAANNLFRIFPNPNNGNFTIETGTAVIIEMVNAVGQVVLNKSFTAGVNQINIENVSSGLYLISSVDTNGNRTAQRVVINK; from the coding sequence ATGAAATTTTTATTAAAACTTATATTGCCTGTCCTTCTTTTAGGAGGATTTAATGCAATGGCGCAGCCATTTTGTGACCAGCCACAATCTGGCCCTGGCTTTTCAACTTCACCTTCTTGTGAAAGTTCTATTTGTGCTTCTGATCCTTATTGCTGTAATACTCAATGGGATGGTATTTGTGCTTCATCAGCTACAACCAATGCAAATTGCACAACGTGTCTATCTACCTACCAACCTCCATGTTCTACACCTCCCGCTATTATAAGTAACTTTGTTATAACACTTACAGCTGGGGGTTTTCAAGATGAAATCGGATGGAATTTTGCTGATGGCAGTAGTACAATTTTGGTATCGGGAGGCCCAAATACTGCAGGAACTTATAACGTATCCAGTGGAAGCGGCCCCTTTAGCTTTTCTTTAGAAACTCAGGGAAGTTGGAACGATAATGTAATAAGTTATGAGATAAGCTGTAATGGAACTGTTGTTTTATCAGGAACTATGGTGGGAGGAAATGCTAATACATTTTCTGTGCCTTCCTGCACTAACTTGCCTGCAGCAGCAGTTCAATGTGGTGGCTCGGTTACTGCACCAACTGCACAAAGTGCTTGCTACGGAACAATAACAGGTACTACAAGCAATGCTACTACTTTTACATCAGTGGGTTCATATACTATAAACTGGACTTTTAATGATGGCGCCAGTGGTGTTTCTAACTATCCTCAAACAGTGACGGTTACTGATAATACCGCCCCGGTTGCGGATGTTGCTACTTTAACAACAATTACTGCTCTGTGTGAGGTTACTGCACTTACTGCGCCAACAGCAACTGATAACTGCGATGGTTCAATCACAGCTACGCATAATGCTACTTTACCAATTAGCAGCAATACTACCATTACCTGGACGTACACAGATGCCAGCACTAACTCATCAACTCAAACCCAGGACGTAGTTATTAATGATAACACTGCTCCAATTGAGGATGTTTCTACTTTAACAACAATTACTTCTCAGTGTGCTGTTACTGCACTTACCGCACCAACAGCAACTGATAATTGCACTGGTTCAATCACAGGTACGCATAATGCTACTTTACCAATTAGCAGCAACACTACCATTATCTGGACGTACACAGATGCAAATGGTAACAGCGCAACTCAAACCCAGGACGTAGTTATTAATGATAACATTGCCCCGGTTGAGGATGCTGCTACTTTAACAACCATTACTGCTCAATGTGAGGTTACTGCACTTACTGGCCCAACAGCAACTGATAACTGCGATGGCCCAATCACAGGTATGCATAATGCTACTTTACCAATTAGCAGCAATACCACCATTATCTGGACTTATACAGATGCAAACGGTAACAGTGCAACTCAAACCCAGGAGGTAGTTATTAATGATAACATTGCCCCGGTTGAGGATGTTGCTACTTTAACAACCATTACTGCTCTGTGTGAGGTTACTGCACTTACTGCGCCAACAGCAACTGATAACTGCGATGGTTCAATTACGGGTATGCATAACGCTACTTTACCAATTAGCAGCAACACCACCATTACCTGGTCTTATGAGGATGCTAACGGTAACATAACAACCCAAACACAGGATGTGGTTATAAATGATAACATTGCTCCGGTTGAGGATGTTGCTACTTTAACAACCATTACTGCTCAGTGCGAAGTTACTTCACTTACTGCTCCAACTGCTACTGATAATTGCACTGGTTCAATCGCAGGTACGCATAATGCTACTTTACCAATTAGCAGCAACACCACCATTACCTGGTCTTATGAGGATGCTAATGGTAATATAACAACTCAAACCCAGGATGTAGTTATGAATGATGACATTGCTCCTGTAGCTGATGTTGCTTCGTTGCCAACTATTAATTCTTCATGTGAGGTTACTTCACTAACAGCACAAACAGCAACTGATAATTGCGATGGTTCAATTACAGGTACGCATGATGCTACTTTACCTATTAGCGGAACTACAGGACCTACAACTGTTACCTGGACCTATACAGATGCAAATGGAAATACATCAACACAAACTCAGGATGTGATTATTAACATGGTAAGTGTTAATGTTGTAGTTGATGCAACTGGTAGCGAGCTTACTGCCGATTATACTGTATCAGGTGCTACTTACCAGTGGTATAATTGTACAACTCAGCAACCAATAGCAGGAGAAGTTGGTGTTTCTTATGTTCCAACAACAAACGGTAATTATTCTGTTGAAGTAATAGACGGAAACTGTATCTTTATGTCGAATTGTGAACTTATATCTACAGTAAGTATTAAAGAAACTGCAGCAAACAATTTATTCAGAATTTTTCCAAATCCAAACAACGGAAACTTTACAATAGAAACCGGGACTGCGGTTATAATTGAAATGGTTAACGCTGTTGGTCAGGTGGTTTTAAATAAATCATTTACTGCAGGAGTAAACCAGATTAACATTGAAAATGTAAGCAGCGGATTATATTTAATTTCTTCTGTTGATACAAATGGAAACAGAACTGCCCAAAGAGTAGTGATTAATAAATAA
- a CDS encoding DUF3575 domain-containing protein: MRLHFLVFFFVAFLPLKIKAQEFDTLKPKEEIKSLYKLDLVRTVQGTMQLSREAAMKNNWTYQIGLMGTYASTRGLAKPYLEAQDFSYTDAQNFTYYLDNVEARGYGINLQFRKYLGKNAEEFKGFYASPELFFRQLSISSLIFDNSVNEQKEIKRNLYLGYAGYMLGFQKIILKVVSLDLYFGGGFFYSQYDDSSSPTRFRKSYQVDYTGFYLNSGVLIGVVK, encoded by the coding sequence ATGCGTTTACATTTTCTTGTTTTCTTTTTTGTTGCTTTTTTGCCATTGAAAATCAAGGCACAGGAATTTGATACGCTAAAGCCAAAGGAAGAAATAAAAAGTTTATATAAATTAGACCTTGTACGAACTGTGCAGGGCACCATGCAATTGTCGCGTGAGGCAGCAATGAAAAACAACTGGACTTATCAAATTGGTTTGATGGGGACTTACGCCTCAACACGCGGGTTGGCAAAGCCTTATTTAGAGGCCCAGGATTTTTCTTATACTGATGCACAAAACTTTACCTATTATCTTGATAATGTTGAAGCCAGGGGTTATGGAATTAATTTGCAATTCAGGAAGTACCTTGGGAAAAATGCTGAAGAATTTAAAGGCTTTTATGCTTCTCCTGAACTTTTTTTCAGACAATTATCCATTTCCTCTTTGATATTCGATAATTCAGTAAATGAACAAAAAGAAATTAAAAGAAATTTATACCTGGGATATGCTGGCTATATGCTAGGTTTTCAGAAAATAATTTTAAAAGTGGTTAGCCTTGACCTTTATTTTGGTGGTGGCTTTTTTTACAGCCAGTATGATGATTCTTCTTCCCCTACCCGCTTTCGAAAAAGTTATCAAGTGGATTATACCGGGTTTTACTTAAATTCAGGAGTTTTGATTGGGGTTGTAAAATAA